From one Lycium ferocissimum isolate CSIRO_LF1 chromosome 5, AGI_CSIRO_Lferr_CH_V1, whole genome shotgun sequence genomic stretch:
- the LOC132058480 gene encoding transcriptional regulator SUPERMAN-like, which translates to MEQARYWMSAKRKHDMTLSNNPSSYGDSWEEQAFAEDAAGALGGCIWPPRSYTCSFCRREFRSAQALGGHMNVHRRDRARMKQSPPSNNSSGDHQVFVPPPPHHHHNSHVQYPSQICTFMYNPNSDSDHGAPIRVSSQKNLATHHHSSFSSIIQEENNKNKLSSPPSSWSKSNLVAAKHSCVSNVKNDEEKKLKSIDFKKEERNLEVMIDSSFRAEIEHVEEAPTNCKRRRVEENNNISFANLLSKTSSMERCRPQSEALERIPSAIEELDLELRL; encoded by the coding sequence ATGGAACAAGCAAGATATTGGATGAGTGCAAAGCGAAAACATGACATGACATTATCAAATAATCCTTCTTCATACGGCGATTCGTGGGAGGAGCAAGCTTTCGCAGAAGATGCAGCTGGAGCACTTGGAGGATGTATATGGCCACCAAGATCTTATACTTGTAGCTTTTGTAGAAGAGAATTCAGGTCAGCTCAAGCTCTTGGTGGCCATATGAACGTTCATAGGAGGGATAGAGCAAGAATGAAACAATCTCCTCCATCTAATAATTCAAGTGGTGATCATCAAGTATTTgttcctcctcctcctcatcatcatcacaatagccATGTTCAATACCCTTCTCAAATTTGTACCTTTATGTACAACCCTAATTCTGACTCTGACCATGGAGCTCCAATTAGGGTTTCTTCTCAAAAGAACTTAGCAACTCATCATCATTCTTCCTTTTCATCAATTATCCAAGAAGAGAACAATAAGAACAAGTTGTCATCACCTCCTTCATCATGGTCAAAATCAAACTTGGTGGCTGCAAAACATTCTTGTGTctcaaatgtgaaaaatgaTGAGGAGAAGAAGTTGAAATCTATAGATttcaaaaaagaagagaggaatcTAGAAGTCATGATAGACTCTAGCTTTAGGGCTGAAATAGAACATGTTGAGGAGGCTCCTACTAATTGCAAAAGAAGGAGAGTTgaggaaaataataatatttcattTGCAAATCTCTTGTCTAAAACAAGTTCAATGGAAAGATGTCGTCCACAATCAGAAGCACTTGAAAGGATTCCTAGTGCCATAGAGGAATTGGATCTTGAGCTGAGGCTTTGA